The Pan troglodytes isolate AG18354 chromosome 1, NHGRI_mPanTro3-v2.0_pri, whole genome shotgun sequence genome includes a region encoding these proteins:
- the HSPB7 gene encoding heat shock protein beta-7 isoform X2: MSHRTSSTFRAERSFHSSSSSSSSSTSSSASRALPAQDPPMEKALSMFSDDFGSFMRPHSEPLAFPAHPTARPGGAGNIKTLGDAYEFAVDVRDFSPEDIIVTTSNNHIEVRAEKLAADGTVMNTFAHKCQLPEDVDPTSVTSALREDGSLTIRARRHPHTEHVQQTFRTEIKI; the protein is encoded by the exons ATGAGCCACAGAACCTCTTCCACCTTCCGAGCGGAGAGAAGTTtccattcctcctcctcttcctcctcctcttccacctcctcctcggcctcccgtgCCCTCCCGGCCCAGGACCCGCCCATGGAGAAGGCCCTGAGCATGTTTTCCGATGACTTTGGCAGCTTCATGCGGCCCCACTCGGAGCCCCTGGCCTTCCCAG CCCACCCCACAGCCCGCCCCGGGGGGGCAGGCAACATCAAGACCCTCGGAGATGCCTATGAGTTTGCGGTGGACGTGAGAGACTTCTCACCTGAAGACATCATTGTCACCACCTCCAACAACCACATCGAGGTGCGGGCTGAGAAG CTGGCGGCTGACGGCACCGTCATGAACACCTTCGCTCACAAGTGCCAGCTGCCGGAGGACGTGGACCCGACGTCGGTGACCTCGGCTCTGCGGGAGGACGGCAGCCTCACTATCCGGGCACGGCGTCACCCGCATACAGAACACGTCCAGCAGACCTTCCGGACGGAGATCAAAATCTGA
- the HSPB7 gene encoding heat shock protein beta-7 isoform X1 encodes MSHRTSSTFRAERSFHSSSSSSSSSTSSSASRALPAQDPPMEKALSMFSDDFGSFMRPHSEPLAFPAAHPTARPGGAGNIKTLGDAYEFAVDVRDFSPEDIIVTTSNNHIEVRAEKLAADGTVMNTFAHKCQLPEDVDPTSVTSALREDGSLTIRARRHPHTEHVQQTFRTEIKI; translated from the exons ATGAGCCACAGAACCTCTTCCACCTTCCGAGCGGAGAGAAGTTtccattcctcctcctcttcctcctcctcttccacctcctcctcggcctcccgtgCCCTCCCGGCCCAGGACCCGCCCATGGAGAAGGCCCTGAGCATGTTTTCCGATGACTTTGGCAGCTTCATGCGGCCCCACTCGGAGCCCCTGGCCTTCCCAG CAGCCCACCCCACAGCCCGCCCCGGGGGGGCAGGCAACATCAAGACCCTCGGAGATGCCTATGAGTTTGCGGTGGACGTGAGAGACTTCTCACCTGAAGACATCATTGTCACCACCTCCAACAACCACATCGAGGTGCGGGCTGAGAAG CTGGCGGCTGACGGCACCGTCATGAACACCTTCGCTCACAAGTGCCAGCTGCCGGAGGACGTGGACCCGACGTCGGTGACCTCGGCTCTGCGGGAGGACGGCAGCCTCACTATCCGGGCACGGCGTCACCCGCATACAGAACACGTCCAGCAGACCTTCCGGACGGAGATCAAAATCTGA
- the HSPB7 gene encoding heat shock protein beta-7 isoform X3 — MSHRTSSTFRAERSFHSSSSSSSSSTSSSASRALPAQDPPMEKALSMFSDDFGSFMRPHSEPLAFPARPGGAGNIKTLGDAYEFAVDVRDFSPEDIIVTTSNNHIEVRAEKLAADGTVMNTFAHKCQLPEDVDPTSVTSALREDGSLTIRARRHPHTEHVQQTFRTEIKI; from the exons ATGAGCCACAGAACCTCTTCCACCTTCCGAGCGGAGAGAAGTTtccattcctcctcctcttcctcctcctcttccacctcctcctcggcctcccgtgCCCTCCCGGCCCAGGACCCGCCCATGGAGAAGGCCCTGAGCATGTTTTCCGATGACTTTGGCAGCTTCATGCGGCCCCACTCGGAGCCCCTGGCCTTCCCAG CCCGCCCCGGGGGGGCAGGCAACATCAAGACCCTCGGAGATGCCTATGAGTTTGCGGTGGACGTGAGAGACTTCTCACCTGAAGACATCATTGTCACCACCTCCAACAACCACATCGAGGTGCGGGCTGAGAAG CTGGCGGCTGACGGCACCGTCATGAACACCTTCGCTCACAAGTGCCAGCTGCCGGAGGACGTGGACCCGACGTCGGTGACCTCGGCTCTGCGGGAGGACGGCAGCCTCACTATCCGGGCACGGCGTCACCCGCATACAGAACACGTCCAGCAGACCTTCCGGACGGAGATCAAAATCTGA
- the SRARP gene encoding steroid receptor-associated and regulated protein, which produces MAPSEDPRDWRANLKGTIRETGLETSSGGKLAGHQKTVPTAHLTFVIDCTHGKQLSLAATPSPPQAPSPNRGLVTPPMKTYIVFCGENWPHLTRVTPMGGGCLAQARATLPLCRGAVASASFPVSPLCPQEVPEAKGKPVKAAPVRSSTWGTVKDSLKALSSCVCGQAD; this is translated from the exons ATGGCCCCGTCAGAAGACCCCAGGGACTGGAGAGCCAACCTCAAAGGCACCATCCGTGAGACAGGCCTGGAGACCAGCTCCG GTGGGAAGCTGGCTGGCCATCAGAAGACCGTCCCCACGGCTCATCTGACTTTTGTTATTGACTGCACCCACGGGAAGCAGCTCTCCCTGGCAGCAACCCCATCACCACCCCAAGCCCCCAGTCCCAATCGAGGGCTTGTCACCCCACCAATGAAGACCTACATCGTGTTCTGTGGGGAAAACTGGCCCCATCTGACTCGGGTGACCCCCATGGGTGGGGGATGCCTTGCCCAGGCCAGGGCCACCCTGCCACTCTGCAGAGGGGCTGTGGCCTCAGCTTCCTTCCCGGTCAGCCCGCTCTGCCCCCAGGAGGTTCCCGAGGCTAAGGGGAAACCCGTGAAGGCTGCGCCTGTGAGGTCTTCAACTTGGGGAACAGTCAAGGACTCACTGAAAGCCCTCTCCTCTTGTGTCTGTGGGCAGGCCGATTAG